A single window of Candidatus Methylomirabilota bacterium DNA harbors:
- a CDS encoding DUF3750 domain-containing protein has protein sequence MRRTSRATWSALLALACLAGCAVLERGDWRQARRDASGLAPSPASTPEPVVQVYVARTVGWRAALAVHSWIVLKPREASAYTRYEVIGWGVDRGLPAIRINRTGPDNYWFGSRPLLLVDRRGDGVDALITKIEAAIASYPYPRSYRTWPGPNSNTFVAYIGRAVPELRLELPPTAIGKDFLPDGWLMAVTPSGRGVQLSVLGVAGVLAGWEEGLEVNLLGLTFGLDVKEPALKLPGWGRLGAP, from the coding sequence ATGCGACGCACTTCGAGGGCCACGTGGTCGGCGCTGCTGGCGCTCGCCTGCCTGGCCGGCTGCGCCGTCCTCGAGCGCGGAGACTGGCGGCAGGCGCGACGCGATGCCAGCGGGCTGGCGCCCTCACCGGCGAGCACCCCCGAGCCCGTCGTGCAGGTGTACGTGGCGCGGACGGTCGGCTGGCGCGCCGCCCTCGCCGTTCACAGCTGGATCGTCCTGAAGCCTCGGGAGGCGTCGGCCTATACCCGGTACGAGGTGATCGGCTGGGGCGTCGACCGGGGACTGCCCGCCATCCGGATCAATCGCACGGGTCCGGACAACTACTGGTTCGGAAGCCGCCCTCTCCTGCTCGTCGACCGGCGTGGCGACGGTGTGGATGCGCTCATCACGAAGATCGAGGCTGCCATTGCGAGCTATCCCTATCCCCGCAGCTACCGGACCTGGCCCGGCCCCAACAGCAACACCTTCGTCGCTTACATCGGTCGGGCCGTGCCCGAGCTTCGCCTCGAGCTACCCCCCACCGCGATTGGCAAGGACTTCCTCCCCGATGGATGGCTGATGGCCGTCACCCCCAGCGGCCGCGGCGTGCAACTGTCCGTCCTGGGTGTGGCCGGCGTCCTGGCCGGCTGGGAGGAGGGTCTGGAGGTCAATCTGCTCGGATTGACCTTCGGGCTCGACGTAAAGGAGCCGGCGCTGAAGCTGCCTGGCTGGGGCCGCCTGGGCGCTCCCTGA
- a CDS encoding crosslink repair DNA glycosylase YcaQ family protein produces the protein MTTALDAAVLTGLRAQRFRHRPPLRVRGLQSALGFITDVGFCSTFYRFPEGVACLWEAVVGRPRPRWPRHSHHDPGVGLTWDLKDRLPAARHVYYGKAIRARPVLIALDLLPAFYALVRGRQRARHYRAEYAAGHLSLTARRLMDVLIAEHPQYTRDLRAHAFMLEPAKTREFERAMGELQQGFWVVKTEERYEPTFSYRWDLLESWLPDAVAEGRRLGREAALDRLLERYLRGAVFSCRRDLARLFGLPTEEVTAAIGRLARAGAVLGDSRVDPWPGRWVVHRAWV, from the coding sequence GTGACGACCGCGCTCGACGCCGCCGTGCTGACCGGGCTGCGCGCGCAGCGCTTCCGGCACCGGCCGCCCCTGCGCGTGCGCGGTCTGCAGAGCGCGCTGGGCTTCATTACCGATGTGGGTTTCTGCTCCACCTTCTATCGCTTTCCCGAGGGGGTGGCGTGCCTCTGGGAGGCCGTGGTGGGCCGCCCGCGGCCGCGTTGGCCTCGCCACTCCCATCACGACCCCGGTGTCGGCCTGACCTGGGACCTGAAGGATCGCTTGCCGGCGGCCCGGCACGTCTACTACGGCAAGGCCATCAGAGCTCGCCCCGTGCTCATCGCCCTCGACCTGCTGCCCGCCTTCTACGCGCTGGTGCGAGGCCGCCAGCGGGCCCGCCACTATCGCGCGGAGTACGCGGCAGGTCATCTGAGCCTGACGGCGCGCCGGTTGATGGACGTGCTCATCGCGGAGCATCCGCAGTACACGCGGGACCTGCGCGCCCACGCCTTCATGCTGGAGCCGGCCAAGACCCGCGAGTTCGAGCGAGCCATGGGCGAGCTGCAACAGGGGTTCTGGGTGGTCAAGACGGAGGAACGTTACGAGCCGACGTTTTCCTATCGCTGGGACCTGCTGGAGTCCTGGCTGCCGGACGCGGTCGCCGAGGGACGACGACTGGGTCGTGAGGCGGCCCTGGACCGCCTGCTCGAGCGGTACCTGCGCGGAGCGGTCTTCAGCTGCCGGCGTGACCTCGCCCGACTCTTCGGCCTGCCCACCGAGGAGGTGACGGCGGCGATCGGTCGGCTGGCGCGGGCAGGCGCGGTGCTGGGCGACAGCCGGGTCGACCCCTGGCCCGGCCGCTGGGTGGTCCACCGTGCTTGGGTATGA